In the Lentimicrobiaceae bacterium genome, CATCCCTGGCAACTCCCTTTTGACAAAAGATCAAGTACTTCCTTAAAGCCAGGGTATTTGTCAAAGACGGGTTCTTCCAGCAGGCTTACAAATCTTTTTGCATAGTTGTCGAAAGCACCAAGGTTGTTTTTCAATTGTTCGGCACAAAACCTTATTGGACCTTTATCGTATGCAAAGCACTTTTCGCAAAACAATCCGCAGTAACCCAGTTTATCATTTAAACCTGTTTCCATTTATTTTCTGCATTTTATTATGTATCCATTATTTTCAAAATGATAACTTATATCTTCAAAACCAACGGATTTTAATTTGTCCAAAACCTCTTCTATAGTATATTTATTAAAGATATCGTCTTTGGTAAATTTCATTTTGTTGATATAATCCTTATGAGCCATATACATACAAAGTACGCCATCTTCTTTTAGCAATGTTTTTATCTTCAAAAACGGCTCCTCCAGTTTATCCCAAAAGTAGATAACATTTAAGCAAAAAACTTTATTGTAGCTATCCGGAGCCATTTCTGTGCTTAAAAAATTTCCGTAAAACAATTCGGCTTTTTTACTTTCGATATATTTTTTGTTCCTTTTTGTAGCTTCTTTAAACATTAATTTTGAAAAATCAATCCCCGATATGAAACAATCGTAATTTGATAATATCTTGTCCACTCCAATTCCATGTCCGTACCCTATTTCCAGTATCCTGTCGTTTTGCTTAATTTCCAGTTCGGGTATTACCTGATCATATTCAATGGTGTTATTCTTTATCATTATACGGGATGTGATTTTCCCCAATAATCCTGTTGGTTTTCTGAACTGGTTACCGATTAACCTTAGCATATCTGTTATTTTTTATGTGGTAAACAATAGTTCCCTTTTTTGCCTAAAGCCATTCTATTTTTGTCAGATACAATTAAACCTTTATTTAGTACGAAGTTTGCAACTTCGCACCACAGGGAGTATATGGGTCTGATAGTTGTCAGTTTTACTTTCCAAAGATAAATTTTATTCTTTATATATGTTTCCGTCATCTTTCTTTTATTAATACCCTGAGTTCGAAATATGTTATACATTTGTCTGATGATAAACCATTAGGATTTTAATGATACATAACATCTGTATAACCCACGCTGAGCATATTTTCACTCCCGCTCATTTCTTTAAAAAATTCATAATTCCTTCCATTCTTATTTAGCTTTTGGCTTTTAGCTTTTAATGGAATTATATCCCGATGACTATTGCGAACACTCAGCGGGGATAAACCGTTAAAAACCGTTTCGTTTTTTGTTCCAATTTTCCATAGCCCATGGTTTAAACCATGGGCTATGGAATGCCAAAACCATATTTTTAACGGATTTATCCATTTTTGTTATTTTTTTCTGCTGAACGTAATTCCACTTCCGCTCATTTCTTTAAAAAATTCATAATTACTTCCATTCTTATTTAGCTTCTGGCTTTTAGCTTTTAGTGGAATTACATCCCGATGACTATTGCGACCACTCAGCCGGGGCTGCCAGATTGTGTGCCTTTTATATAAAAATCATTAGTTAAGTTAATAAGTCCAATATATTGTCCAGTTATCAGATAACACTTTGTATATTCATTTTCATCTAAATCATTTGGACAAACCTTGCTGAGCGTAATTTGTAATCCCCACCTCAGCCTTATAAAATTTGTACTTTTCTCTTTCCATTTGTTTTATTTTGCTTTCTTCCTTTTTATTCTGCGGAAAAACAATTTCAGCTATGTTCCGAGCGGAATTGCAAATTCCGCTCAGCCGGGGGCTGCCATATGTTATAGCAATTTTTATTTATCATTAATACCTAATTCTTAAATGTTTGATTGTTTTTCATCTAATGCTATTCTTGCTTGTTCATTTATACCATCAAAATAATTGATTAATTTTATCATATTATTTTTTAGATTTTTTAATCCAATTGTAATTTGAGGTAATGAATAATTTACTTCATTATTCCCACGATTTGGTTTGTTAAAGGGATAACGAAATGAATAAGAGCCTTTATCCAAATTATCAATCTCTGAAATCATATTTTCAACTGCATTATTTGTTTCAATACAATCGTTTTTTAAATTTTCATCATAAGAAATATAACGCTTTTCGATTTTAGGTCTTAAATCTTTCCATAAATCGATTAAAGAATGTTCAGTTGGAAAGCCAATTTCATCTGAAAAACTATTTCCATCTGTAATGTTTTCAAAACGAATTGTATCTTTAATAATAATTTCTAAATGATGCCTAAATAGAAAAACAATAGGATAAATTAAACTATCTAATTTTAACCAATTTATTTTATTATCGTTTAAAAGTTTATCTAACAATTCTATCGAAGCGTTTTTGTATCCTTCTGCAATTAAAAATAATGCTTGGTCATTATTTAGCCCTTTTGTCATATTTATTGAAGAATAATCATAATTCATTCCTGACTTTTCTTGAAATAATTTATCTGTTATTTTTAATTTTTCTTCCATAAATTTTTTTATTTGCTATAACTTTTATAAGCTCTGACAAAATGATCCCCCCTGCCTCACGGAATTTGCAATTCCGCTCGGAACGCTAGAAAATTTGCACTTTTCTCTTTCCATTATTTATTTTATAGTTGTTAACGGCATTGTTTTCCCGCTCATTGTTGTTTTCAAATCTTCAAATCATCTAATCTTCAAATTAACTAATTTTCAAATTTTCAAATCATCCAATTTTCAAATCAATTTTAAACTGGAGGCTTAGCGTCGCCTACTTCTTCATTTTTCTTGTGCCAGCCGCCTATTACTCTTGCATTGGAATATTCGAGATAGAAATCGGGATGACTTTCTTTGTATATCAGCATCATTTTATCCAAACGTTCATCGAGCAGGGTGTCGCATTCGTCGTACAACACCAGCATTTCTTTCCTGATGCTTTTATCTGCCTTGCGCACTTCGCGAGGGGCTGAAATCAGTTCATCGAAAGCTGAAGTATATTGGTTCAATATGGTCAATTGGTTGGCGGGCATGTTATAGGCAAGCAATTTATCCAAAATTGGTTCGGCTGCTTTGCTTATGCCTGCGCAACGGTTGTAAATTTCTATTTCGTTGCCTTTGGCTAATTCGCTTTTGGTGAAATCAAATTTTGCTTTCAAGCCTGAGTCTTTTATCTGGCTGGCATAGGCTGTGCCTATTCCGCTTACTATCAGTGCAGCCCCAAGCATCTTCTGGCACATTTGTTTTTTTTCTTCGCTTACGCTTTGCGATCCTTTCAAACTCAGACCTTTTTCGTCTATTTCCTTCATATTGGCGTCAAGGTTGTTTATCTCTGTTTTAAATGGCTCGGATGTATCCCATATGGCTCTATATCCAAATAATACTGCCAGTAAATTACGATACATTTTCAGTTTTCTTACTAATAGATCTTTCATAATAAAATTTTTTAAAAAAATTAATAAAAATGGTTATTTGTATTCTTTTTTAATGGATTAAAAAATTTCTTCATAAAATTAATACTTTTCCCTTAATAATTATTCTCACTTATGCAAAAAAAAATTCATTTTTTTAAAATATTTTTCATTTTTTAACATTATAATCACATAATCAATTTGATATAAGTTAATAAAGAAATGATTTTTTTCTTTTTGAATAAATATTTTTTTTTGAACTGAATAATTTATGATTTAAAAATGATATAAAACCCGTTTATAATATTACAAATAGCCATGCCGGGGTATAAATAGCTCTTTTGAGGTTTATAAAATAATCTTGTCAGGGATTTAAAATCCTGACAGGATTTAATGAAATCTGAACAGATATTCTGAAACCTATTTGAACAGTTCTAAAATCAATTGACAAATTCTAAAACCTATTTGAACAGTTCTAAAACCTATTTGAAATGTTTTAATATCTATTCACTTATTCTAAAACCTATTTGAAATCTGCCACTATGTCTTTGCAAGCATCTAAAACCTATTCAAAATGTTTCAAAATGAATTCAAAATGTTTTAAAACCTATTTCAAATGTTTTAAAATCTATTCATCTATTCCAAAACCTATTTGAAATCTGCCACTATGTCTTTGCAAACATCTAAAACCTATTTAAGATGTTCTAAAACTGATTCAAGATGAGCCCAAATTCATTCAAAATAAGGCTAAATATATTCAAGATGATGTAAAATGGATTTAAAGAAACATCAAATAAATTTTAGCGACAATAATCAAATTCTATTAATGTCTCTTGATTTTTAACCAAACGTAAAACCGAAAACTACAAACTTGAAAACGAATAACCAGCATCTTGAAACTCTCTATAATCTTGTAACCTTGTATTTGGCTTCACGCTGATTTGCTTTTCTGATCCATTCGGGGATGACAATCTTTTTAAACTCGGCTTTTTCTTTGTGCAGTTTAGCCATATCCAGCCCGATAAGTTTCTGTGCCTTTTCCTTGGTGGTAATGTCGGGGTAGGGGATATCTTTGTTAATACCGTGTTTCATCAGCACTTTGGCAAGCAGCAGACGTGCCTGCTGGGCTTTTTCAATAGAATGGCCAAGCATACGTGCAAGCTCCAGCGGAGCATGGAATGAGTTGCCATGACCAGCAGCAGCGTAATCCCATCTCCATTGCGACTGGCGGATGAGTTGCAACACGGGTTTCATCTCGGCTTCGGTGGCTCCGGCATCCCAGGCAGCTTTGGCTTCCATGTGTGCACGCACCAGCAGCTCTTCGGCTTTGTCGCGCACTTCTTTCACCTTCTTCTGGCGGTCGTAAACATTCTGCCGCAGTTCTTCTTCACTTTCGCGATGACAAACCTGGCAGGAGTTGGCAATATTATTCAGCGGACTTTGTATGTGATGGTCGGTAAATTTCTTTCCGCCTGTGGCGTAATAAGGCATATGACAATCGGCACACGAAACGCCACGCTGGGCATGAATTCCTGTCATGAATACTTCATAATCCGGATGCTGTGCTTTCAGCATAGGTGTATGGCTGAGGGAATGTGTCCAGTCGGTGAAGTTGGATTCGTCATAATATTTCTCCACAGAATCCACCGTAAAGCCTTTGTCCCAAGGGAAGGTGAGATATTTTTCGGATCCTTTAAAATAATATTCCACATGACATTGTGCACATACCAACGAACGCATCTCTTCCTGAGAAACTTTAGTGATATCTTTTCCGCGGCGTTCAAAAGCTTCAATGAGTGCCGGACGGGAGATGCGCAGGTTCATCGTTTGTGCATCGTGGCAGTCGGCACAGCCTATCGGGTTTACGATTTCGCTCCCCTTGCTGTTCCATTTCCCTTTATAGAAGTTGGCAATGCCGTTTTGACTCATCAAGCGTGGCACATCCGGACTCTTACAAGTCCAGCAGGTGTTGGGTTGTGAACCGGAAGTATCGGAAAGGGAAGCCCCTGTGCGCAGGGTATTCCGGATGTCGTCAATAGCATACCAATGTCCCCGGCTTTGGCTGTATTCTTTTGAAAATGCGTAACCAGCCCAAAGTACTACTAAGCGGGGGTCTTCTTTCAGCATATCAATGGGCGCATTGCCGTTGAATAAACTCCGGAATGAAGTGTCGGACGTTTGTTGCCAGCTTTGATATTCCGAAGGAAAGTTTTCGCCCCAAATGGCACTTCTTGGTTCCATTTGCGACATTTTTACCACTGGTTTGTAGGCATAAACGGCTTCTGCTCTTCTTTCCATGATAGAAGAAGCCAACAATCCAAGCAAAAATACTACGATGATGGTGATACCAAACAATCCCCAGCCTTTCCAGGGTTTTTCTTTGATTTGCTGCGCTAATGGTTTCATATAAAGTTAGAATTATGAGTTGAAAAGAATGAGTTTATGACTTGATTTTATTAATTTTTTATATATAATGATGTCGGCTGATCAATAAAAATTATATTAGCTTCCGATAATAGTTCCAGCCAATAAGATGTTTCGTTGCATT is a window encoding:
- a CDS encoding DUF3795 domain-containing protein, producing METGLNDKLGYCGLFCEKCFAYDKGPIRFCAEQLKNNLGAFDNYAKRFVSLLEEPVFDKYPGFKEVLDLLSKGSCQGCRKQECQLFKDCKVKQCCKTKGVDYCYECTDFPCSNTGFDENLYQRWLTIHHKIREVGLEDYYNEIKDKPRY
- a CDS encoding class I SAM-dependent methyltransferase; this translates as MLRLIGNQFRKPTGLLGKITSRIMIKNNTIEYDQVIPELEIKQNDRILEIGYGHGIGVDKILSNYDCFISGIDFSKLMFKEATKRNKKYIESKKAELFYGNFLSTEMAPDSYNKVFCLNVIYFWDKLEEPFLKIKTLLKEDGVLCMYMAHKDYINKMKFTKDDIFNKYTIEEVLDKLKSVGFEDISYHFENNGYIIKCRK
- the nrfA gene encoding ammonia-forming cytochrome c nitrite reductase produces the protein MKPLAQQIKEKPWKGWGLFGITIIVVFLLGLLASSIMERRAEAVYAYKPVVKMSQMEPRSAIWGENFPSEYQSWQQTSDTSFRSLFNGNAPIDMLKEDPRLVVLWAGYAFSKEYSQSRGHWYAIDDIRNTLRTGASLSDTSGSQPNTCWTCKSPDVPRLMSQNGIANFYKGKWNSKGSEIVNPIGCADCHDAQTMNLRISRPALIEAFERRGKDITKVSQEEMRSLVCAQCHVEYYFKGSEKYLTFPWDKGFTVDSVEKYYDESNFTDWTHSLSHTPMLKAQHPDYEVFMTGIHAQRGVSCADCHMPYYATGGKKFTDHHIQSPLNNIANSCQVCHRESEEELRQNVYDRQKKVKEVRDKAEELLVRAHMEAKAAWDAGATEAEMKPVLQLIRQSQWRWDYAAAGHGNSFHAPLELARMLGHSIEKAQQARLLLAKVLMKHGINKDIPYPDITTKEKAQKLIGLDMAKLHKEKAEFKKIVIPEWIRKANQREAKYKVTRL